From Loxodonta africana isolate mLoxAfr1 chromosome 2, mLoxAfr1.hap2, whole genome shotgun sequence, the proteins below share one genomic window:
- the SHROOM1 gene encoding protein Shroom1 isoform X1, whose protein sequence is MFFQDPRSQSASAPIPIVMDALGPGGDRASSASSTRSLDLRRLSVRVDSAYSSFSAGCGGPEPRSPSPETDPVPYLDCDCMRVVWGGPAPAPPAAGLLMCPRPRPAAATLYGPHLPEIQGTPGPLNRQATPLLYALAAEAEAAAQAAEPPSPPASRAAYRQRLQGAQRRVLRETSFQRKELRMSLPARLRSVAPVRPSTAHLRSASLSHPVGEVEPARSGAPAPSTAGLGRLASQQRKWCFSEPGTLHRVGQGSGPAGECSGEACSRSDLAKPKSQELPRGAEFEGHQIGWLPGTQPRGTSDPDLGSLKLHEAYKPTSRSQSTSGEVLGRWRGPGRVIPIVQAIPPGAEPPRPLCQAKFSRFLTQEAVAVACPAEDPQQSPADCERKVSKTCIVSARLPSLSDDDVFLEEAPLVRMRLPQHSCAPQGLPTSAHASHQQYGADQDQSADRATVTPQHPVREPPEASGADSCWQGVNGSVGVSKITCCNSSGTANGDIPTSDPTRLLTTDPPTAAESDHLKPLPADCLELPGNDTPRPPDHTALPWGTGKPSSRPTWPSQRLEELVQELARLDPSLSDILAPHPSPEPPLDVLDGLIPLAEVWAAMRPACGEAGEEAGGTSEPQSCLPSSAQLLTTSQDETRAENFTMCPVPEQPYGQGPPEPTNSIQAKKAELADLLQKMLRDLQAEQERLRGAAQACARRRAALESAMGQACAPQELERFSRFMADLERVLGLLLLLGSRLARVRCALVRAGSNGDPDERASLLQRLRLLQQQQEDAKELKEHVARRERVLREVLMRTLPVEELHAYCALLAGKAAVLAQQRSLDERVRLLQDQLDAVKSDLGHRSLLSGPARPPGTRPPDKPPFPPPFF, encoded by the exons ATGTTCTTCCAGGACCCACGGAGCCAGTCAGCCTCAGCGCCCATCCCCATAGTCATGGATGCTCTGGGTCCTGGGGGCGATCGGGCCTCCTCAGCCTCTTCCACTCGCAGCTTGGACCTGCGACGACTGTCGGTGCGCGTCGACTCGGCCTACAGCTCTTTCTCCGCGGGCTGCGGCGGTCCTGAACCACGCTCGCCGTCGCCCGAGACCGACCCTGTGCCATATCTAGACTGCGACTGCATGCGCGTGGTATGGGGCGGCCCGGCCCCCGCCCCGCCTGCCGCCGGCCTTCTCATGTGCCCGCGACCCCGGCCTGCGGCAGCCACGCTCTACGGGCCGCACCTCCCAGAGATACAGGGGACCCCGGGGCCGCTCAACAGGCAGGCCACCCCGCTGCTGTATGCGCTGGCGGCCGAGGCTGAGGCCGCGGCGCAGGCTGCGGAGCCGCCCAGCCCACCGGCCTCACGGGCTGCCTATCGCCAGCGGCTGCAGGGCGCGCAGCGACGAGTGCTGCGGGAGACGTCCTTCCAGCGCAAGGAGCTCCGCATGAGCCTGCCTGCCCGCCTACGGTCGGTCGCACCCGTGCGGCCCTCCACGGCGCATCTGCGCTCCGCCTCGCTCAGCCACCCGGTTGGGGAGGTGGAGCCGGCACGCTCCGGGGCTCCGGCGCCAAGTACCGCCGGCCTAGGGCGCCTCGCCAGCCAGCAGCGGAAGTGGTGCTTCTCAGAGCCAGGGACGCTACATCGTGTGGGTCAGGGCTCTGGGCCCGCGGGGGAATGCTCGGGTGAGGCTTGCTCTCGCTCTGACCTCGCCAAGCCCAAGTCCCAGGAGCTGCCGCGTGGGGCTGAGTTCGAAGGCCACCAAATCGGATGGCTGCCCGGGACCCAGCCCCGAGGCACATCAGACCCGGACCTGGGATCCTTGAAGCTACATGAGGCCTACAAGCCTACCAGTCGGAGTCAGAGCACTTCAGGGGAAGTCTTGGGCCGCTGGAGAGGCCCAGGTAGGGTCATACCCATTGTCCAG GCCATTCCTCCAGGAGCAGAACCCCCCAGACCGTTGTGTCAGGCCAAATTTTCCAG GTTCCTGACTCAGGAGGCAGTTGCAGTGGCGTGTCCTGCAGAAGACCCCCAGCAAAGCCCAGCCGACTGTGAGCGGAAGGTCTCAAAGACTTGCATTGTGTCTGCCCGGCTCCCCTCCCTGTCTGATGATGACGTTTTCCTGGAAGAAGCCCCCCTGGTCAGAATGAGATTGCCTCAACACTCCTGTGCTCCCCAGGGGCTCCCAACCAG TGCTCATGCTTCTCATCAACAGTATGGAGCTGATCAGGACCAAAGTGCTGACCGGGCTACAGTCACCCCACAACACCCTGTCCGTGAGCCCCCAGAGGCTTCAGGGGCAGACAGCTGCTGGCAGGGGGTGAACGGTTCTGTGGGTGTCTCCAAGATCACATGCTGTAACAGCTCTGGAACTGCAAATGGTGACATTCCAACCAGTGATCCCACTAGACTGCTGACCACTGACCCCCCTACAGCTGCAGAGAGTGACCACCTTAAGCCTCTCCCAGCTGATTGCCTGGAACTTCCAGGCAATGACACCCCAAGACCTCCTGACCACACTGCCCTACCCTGGGGCACTGGCAAACCTAGTTCCAGGCCAACATGGCCCAGTCAGCGCCTCGAGGAGCTGGTTCAGGAGCTGGCCAGGCTGGATCCCTCTCTGAGTGACATTcttgccccccaccccagcccagagCCACCCCTGGATGTGCTGGATGGACTGATTCCTTTAGCTGAGGTCTGGGCTGCAATGAGGCCAGCCTGTGGGGAGGCTGGAGAGGAGGCTGGTGGTACTTCTGAACCACA GTCCTGCCTACCCAGCTCTGCCCAGCTCCTGACAACTTCTCAGGACGAGACAAGGGCTGAAAACTTTACCATGTGCCCTGTGCCTGAGCAGCCATATGGTCAGGGGCCCCCTGAGCCAACCAACAGCATCCAGGCCAAGAAG GCGGAGCTGGCTGACCTCCTCCAAAAGATGCTGCGGGACCTTCAAGCTGAACAGGAGCGGCTGCGCGGGGCGGCCCAGGCATGCGCCAGGCGCAGGGCGGCTCTGGAGTCTGCAATGGGCCAGGCCTGTGCACCTCAGGAGCTAGAACGGTTCAGCCGGTTCATGGCCGACCTGGAGCGCGTGCTGGGACTTCTGCTTCTGCTGGGCAGCCGCCTGGCCCGCGTGCGTTGTGCCCTGGTCCGGGCGGGCTCAAACGGCGACCCTGACGAGCGG GCCTCTCTGCTGCAGCGACTCAGGCtcctgcagcagcagcaggaggacGCCAAGGAGCTGAAGGAGCATGTGGCGCGGCGGGAGCGAGTCCTCCGCGAGGTGCTGATGCGAACATTGCCAGTGGAGGAGCTTCATGCCTACTGCGCCCTGCTGGCTGGCAAGGCCGCTGTCCTGGCCCAGCAGCGCAGCCTGGACGAGAGGGTTCGCCTTCTCCAGGATCAACTGGATGCCGTCAAAAGTGACCTTGGCCATCGCTCCCTGCTCTCTGGGCCGGCCAGGCCTCCAGGGACTCGACCTCCGGATAAACCACCCTTCCCACCTCCTTTCTTCTAG
- the SHROOM1 gene encoding protein Shroom1 isoform X2: protein MFFQDPRSQSASAPIPIVMDALGPGGDRASSASSTRSLDLRRLSVRVDSAYSSFSAGCGGPEPRSPSPETDPVPYLDCDCMRVVWGGPAPAPPAAGLLMCPRPRPAAATLYGPHLPEIQGTPGPLNRQATPLLYALAAEAEAAAQAAEPPSPPASRAAYRQRLQGAQRRVLRETSFQRKELRMSLPARLRSVAPVRPSTAHLRSASLSHPVGEVEPARSGAPAPSTAGLGRLASQQRKWCFSEPGTLHRVGQGSGPAGECSGEACSRSDLAKPKSQELPRGAEFEGHQIGWLPGTQPRGTSDPDLGSLKLHEAYKPTSRSQSTSGEVLGRWRGPGRVIPIVQAIPPGAEPPRPLCQAKFSRFLTQEAVAVACPAEDPQQSPADCERKVSKTCIVSARLPSLSDDDVFLEEAPLVRMRLPQHSCAPQGLPTSAHASHQQYGADQDQSADRATVTPQHPVREPPEASGADSCWQGVNGSVGVSKITCCNSSGTANGDIPTSDPTRLLTTDPPTAAESDHLKPLPADCLELPGNDTPRPPDHTALPWGTGKPSSRPTWPSQRLEELVQELARLDPSLSDILAPHPSPEPPLDVLDGLIPLAEVWAAMRPACGEAGEEAGGTSEPQSCLPSSAQLLTTSQDETRAENFTMCPVPEQPYGQGPPEPTNSIQAKKAELADLLQKMLRDLQAEQERLRGAAQACARRRAALESAMGQACAPQELERFSRFMADLERVLGLLLLLGSRLARVRCALVRAGSNGDPDERRLRLLQQQQEDAKELKEHVARRERVLREVLMRTLPVEELHAYCALLAGKAAVLAQQRSLDERVRLLQDQLDAVKSDLGHRSLLSGPARPPGTRPPDKPPFPPPFF from the exons ATGTTCTTCCAGGACCCACGGAGCCAGTCAGCCTCAGCGCCCATCCCCATAGTCATGGATGCTCTGGGTCCTGGGGGCGATCGGGCCTCCTCAGCCTCTTCCACTCGCAGCTTGGACCTGCGACGACTGTCGGTGCGCGTCGACTCGGCCTACAGCTCTTTCTCCGCGGGCTGCGGCGGTCCTGAACCACGCTCGCCGTCGCCCGAGACCGACCCTGTGCCATATCTAGACTGCGACTGCATGCGCGTGGTATGGGGCGGCCCGGCCCCCGCCCCGCCTGCCGCCGGCCTTCTCATGTGCCCGCGACCCCGGCCTGCGGCAGCCACGCTCTACGGGCCGCACCTCCCAGAGATACAGGGGACCCCGGGGCCGCTCAACAGGCAGGCCACCCCGCTGCTGTATGCGCTGGCGGCCGAGGCTGAGGCCGCGGCGCAGGCTGCGGAGCCGCCCAGCCCACCGGCCTCACGGGCTGCCTATCGCCAGCGGCTGCAGGGCGCGCAGCGACGAGTGCTGCGGGAGACGTCCTTCCAGCGCAAGGAGCTCCGCATGAGCCTGCCTGCCCGCCTACGGTCGGTCGCACCCGTGCGGCCCTCCACGGCGCATCTGCGCTCCGCCTCGCTCAGCCACCCGGTTGGGGAGGTGGAGCCGGCACGCTCCGGGGCTCCGGCGCCAAGTACCGCCGGCCTAGGGCGCCTCGCCAGCCAGCAGCGGAAGTGGTGCTTCTCAGAGCCAGGGACGCTACATCGTGTGGGTCAGGGCTCTGGGCCCGCGGGGGAATGCTCGGGTGAGGCTTGCTCTCGCTCTGACCTCGCCAAGCCCAAGTCCCAGGAGCTGCCGCGTGGGGCTGAGTTCGAAGGCCACCAAATCGGATGGCTGCCCGGGACCCAGCCCCGAGGCACATCAGACCCGGACCTGGGATCCTTGAAGCTACATGAGGCCTACAAGCCTACCAGTCGGAGTCAGAGCACTTCAGGGGAAGTCTTGGGCCGCTGGAGAGGCCCAGGTAGGGTCATACCCATTGTCCAG GCCATTCCTCCAGGAGCAGAACCCCCCAGACCGTTGTGTCAGGCCAAATTTTCCAG GTTCCTGACTCAGGAGGCAGTTGCAGTGGCGTGTCCTGCAGAAGACCCCCAGCAAAGCCCAGCCGACTGTGAGCGGAAGGTCTCAAAGACTTGCATTGTGTCTGCCCGGCTCCCCTCCCTGTCTGATGATGACGTTTTCCTGGAAGAAGCCCCCCTGGTCAGAATGAGATTGCCTCAACACTCCTGTGCTCCCCAGGGGCTCCCAACCAG TGCTCATGCTTCTCATCAACAGTATGGAGCTGATCAGGACCAAAGTGCTGACCGGGCTACAGTCACCCCACAACACCCTGTCCGTGAGCCCCCAGAGGCTTCAGGGGCAGACAGCTGCTGGCAGGGGGTGAACGGTTCTGTGGGTGTCTCCAAGATCACATGCTGTAACAGCTCTGGAACTGCAAATGGTGACATTCCAACCAGTGATCCCACTAGACTGCTGACCACTGACCCCCCTACAGCTGCAGAGAGTGACCACCTTAAGCCTCTCCCAGCTGATTGCCTGGAACTTCCAGGCAATGACACCCCAAGACCTCCTGACCACACTGCCCTACCCTGGGGCACTGGCAAACCTAGTTCCAGGCCAACATGGCCCAGTCAGCGCCTCGAGGAGCTGGTTCAGGAGCTGGCCAGGCTGGATCCCTCTCTGAGTGACATTcttgccccccaccccagcccagagCCACCCCTGGATGTGCTGGATGGACTGATTCCTTTAGCTGAGGTCTGGGCTGCAATGAGGCCAGCCTGTGGGGAGGCTGGAGAGGAGGCTGGTGGTACTTCTGAACCACA GTCCTGCCTACCCAGCTCTGCCCAGCTCCTGACAACTTCTCAGGACGAGACAAGGGCTGAAAACTTTACCATGTGCCCTGTGCCTGAGCAGCCATATGGTCAGGGGCCCCCTGAGCCAACCAACAGCATCCAGGCCAAGAAG GCGGAGCTGGCTGACCTCCTCCAAAAGATGCTGCGGGACCTTCAAGCTGAACAGGAGCGGCTGCGCGGGGCGGCCCAGGCATGCGCCAGGCGCAGGGCGGCTCTGGAGTCTGCAATGGGCCAGGCCTGTGCACCTCAGGAGCTAGAACGGTTCAGCCGGTTCATGGCCGACCTGGAGCGCGTGCTGGGACTTCTGCTTCTGCTGGGCAGCCGCCTGGCCCGCGTGCGTTGTGCCCTGGTCCGGGCGGGCTCAAACGGCGACCCTGACGAGCGG CGACTCAGGCtcctgcagcagcagcaggaggacGCCAAGGAGCTGAAGGAGCATGTGGCGCGGCGGGAGCGAGTCCTCCGCGAGGTGCTGATGCGAACATTGCCAGTGGAGGAGCTTCATGCCTACTGCGCCCTGCTGGCTGGCAAGGCCGCTGTCCTGGCCCAGCAGCGCAGCCTGGACGAGAGGGTTCGCCTTCTCCAGGATCAACTGGATGCCGTCAAAAGTGACCTTGGCCATCGCTCCCTGCTCTCTGGGCCGGCCAGGCCTCCAGGGACTCGACCTCCGGATAAACCACCCTTCCCACCTCCTTTCTTCTAG
- the SHROOM1 gene encoding protein Shroom1 isoform X4, which translates to MFFQDPRSQSASAPIPIVMDALGPGGDRASSASSTRSLDLRRLSVRVDSAYSSFSAGCGGPEPRSPSPETDPVPYLDCDCMRVVWGGPAPAPPAAGLLMCPRPRPAAATLYGPHLPEIQGTPGPLNRQATPLLYALAAEAEAAAQAAEPPSPPASRAAYRQRLQGAQRRVLRETSFQRKELRMSLPARLRSVAPVRPSTAHLRSASLSHPVGEVEPARSGAPAPSTAGLGRLASQQRKWCFSEPGTLHRVGQGSGPAGECSGEACSRSDLAKPKSQELPRGAEFEGHQIGWLPGTQPRGTSDPDLGSLKLHEAYKPTSRSQSTSGEVLGRWRGPGRVIPIVQAIPPGAEPPRPLCQAKFSSAHASHQQYGADQDQSADRATVTPQHPVREPPEASGADSCWQGVNGSVGVSKITCCNSSGTANGDIPTSDPTRLLTTDPPTAAESDHLKPLPADCLELPGNDTPRPPDHTALPWGTGKPSSRPTWPSQRLEELVQELARLDPSLSDILAPHPSPEPPLDVLDGLIPLAEVWAAMRPACGEAGEEAGGTSEPQSCLPSSAQLLTTSQDETRAENFTMCPVPEQPYGQGPPEPTNSIQAKKAELADLLQKMLRDLQAEQERLRGAAQACARRRAALESAMGQACAPQELERFSRFMADLERVLGLLLLLGSRLARVRCALVRAGSNGDPDERASLLQRLRLLQQQQEDAKELKEHVARRERVLREVLMRTLPVEELHAYCALLAGKAAVLAQQRSLDERVRLLQDQLDAVKSDLGHRSLLSGPARPPGTRPPDKPPFPPPFF; encoded by the exons ATGTTCTTCCAGGACCCACGGAGCCAGTCAGCCTCAGCGCCCATCCCCATAGTCATGGATGCTCTGGGTCCTGGGGGCGATCGGGCCTCCTCAGCCTCTTCCACTCGCAGCTTGGACCTGCGACGACTGTCGGTGCGCGTCGACTCGGCCTACAGCTCTTTCTCCGCGGGCTGCGGCGGTCCTGAACCACGCTCGCCGTCGCCCGAGACCGACCCTGTGCCATATCTAGACTGCGACTGCATGCGCGTGGTATGGGGCGGCCCGGCCCCCGCCCCGCCTGCCGCCGGCCTTCTCATGTGCCCGCGACCCCGGCCTGCGGCAGCCACGCTCTACGGGCCGCACCTCCCAGAGATACAGGGGACCCCGGGGCCGCTCAACAGGCAGGCCACCCCGCTGCTGTATGCGCTGGCGGCCGAGGCTGAGGCCGCGGCGCAGGCTGCGGAGCCGCCCAGCCCACCGGCCTCACGGGCTGCCTATCGCCAGCGGCTGCAGGGCGCGCAGCGACGAGTGCTGCGGGAGACGTCCTTCCAGCGCAAGGAGCTCCGCATGAGCCTGCCTGCCCGCCTACGGTCGGTCGCACCCGTGCGGCCCTCCACGGCGCATCTGCGCTCCGCCTCGCTCAGCCACCCGGTTGGGGAGGTGGAGCCGGCACGCTCCGGGGCTCCGGCGCCAAGTACCGCCGGCCTAGGGCGCCTCGCCAGCCAGCAGCGGAAGTGGTGCTTCTCAGAGCCAGGGACGCTACATCGTGTGGGTCAGGGCTCTGGGCCCGCGGGGGAATGCTCGGGTGAGGCTTGCTCTCGCTCTGACCTCGCCAAGCCCAAGTCCCAGGAGCTGCCGCGTGGGGCTGAGTTCGAAGGCCACCAAATCGGATGGCTGCCCGGGACCCAGCCCCGAGGCACATCAGACCCGGACCTGGGATCCTTGAAGCTACATGAGGCCTACAAGCCTACCAGTCGGAGTCAGAGCACTTCAGGGGAAGTCTTGGGCCGCTGGAGAGGCCCAGGTAGGGTCATACCCATTGTCCAG GCCATTCCTCCAGGAGCAGAACCCCCCAGACCGTTGTGTCAGGCCAAATTTTCCAG TGCTCATGCTTCTCATCAACAGTATGGAGCTGATCAGGACCAAAGTGCTGACCGGGCTACAGTCACCCCACAACACCCTGTCCGTGAGCCCCCAGAGGCTTCAGGGGCAGACAGCTGCTGGCAGGGGGTGAACGGTTCTGTGGGTGTCTCCAAGATCACATGCTGTAACAGCTCTGGAACTGCAAATGGTGACATTCCAACCAGTGATCCCACTAGACTGCTGACCACTGACCCCCCTACAGCTGCAGAGAGTGACCACCTTAAGCCTCTCCCAGCTGATTGCCTGGAACTTCCAGGCAATGACACCCCAAGACCTCCTGACCACACTGCCCTACCCTGGGGCACTGGCAAACCTAGTTCCAGGCCAACATGGCCCAGTCAGCGCCTCGAGGAGCTGGTTCAGGAGCTGGCCAGGCTGGATCCCTCTCTGAGTGACATTcttgccccccaccccagcccagagCCACCCCTGGATGTGCTGGATGGACTGATTCCTTTAGCTGAGGTCTGGGCTGCAATGAGGCCAGCCTGTGGGGAGGCTGGAGAGGAGGCTGGTGGTACTTCTGAACCACA GTCCTGCCTACCCAGCTCTGCCCAGCTCCTGACAACTTCTCAGGACGAGACAAGGGCTGAAAACTTTACCATGTGCCCTGTGCCTGAGCAGCCATATGGTCAGGGGCCCCCTGAGCCAACCAACAGCATCCAGGCCAAGAAG GCGGAGCTGGCTGACCTCCTCCAAAAGATGCTGCGGGACCTTCAAGCTGAACAGGAGCGGCTGCGCGGGGCGGCCCAGGCATGCGCCAGGCGCAGGGCGGCTCTGGAGTCTGCAATGGGCCAGGCCTGTGCACCTCAGGAGCTAGAACGGTTCAGCCGGTTCATGGCCGACCTGGAGCGCGTGCTGGGACTTCTGCTTCTGCTGGGCAGCCGCCTGGCCCGCGTGCGTTGTGCCCTGGTCCGGGCGGGCTCAAACGGCGACCCTGACGAGCGG GCCTCTCTGCTGCAGCGACTCAGGCtcctgcagcagcagcaggaggacGCCAAGGAGCTGAAGGAGCATGTGGCGCGGCGGGAGCGAGTCCTCCGCGAGGTGCTGATGCGAACATTGCCAGTGGAGGAGCTTCATGCCTACTGCGCCCTGCTGGCTGGCAAGGCCGCTGTCCTGGCCCAGCAGCGCAGCCTGGACGAGAGGGTTCGCCTTCTCCAGGATCAACTGGATGCCGTCAAAAGTGACCTTGGCCATCGCTCCCTGCTCTCTGGGCCGGCCAGGCCTCCAGGGACTCGACCTCCGGATAAACCACCCTTCCCACCTCCTTTCTTCTAG
- the SHROOM1 gene encoding protein Shroom1 isoform X3: MDALGPGGDRASSASSTRSLDLRRLSVRVDSAYSSFSAGCGGPEPRSPSPETDPVPYLDCDCMRVVWGGPAPAPPAAGLLMCPRPRPAAATLYGPHLPEIQGTPGPLNRQATPLLYALAAEAEAAAQAAEPPSPPASRAAYRQRLQGAQRRVLRETSFQRKELRMSLPARLRSVAPVRPSTAHLRSASLSHPVGEVEPARSGAPAPSTAGLGRLASQQRKWCFSEPGTLHRVGQGSGPAGECSGEACSRSDLAKPKSQELPRGAEFEGHQIGWLPGTQPRGTSDPDLGSLKLHEAYKPTSRSQSTSGEVLGRWRGPGRVIPIVQAIPPGAEPPRPLCQAKFSRFLTQEAVAVACPAEDPQQSPADCERKVSKTCIVSARLPSLSDDDVFLEEAPLVRMRLPQHSCAPQGLPTSAHASHQQYGADQDQSADRATVTPQHPVREPPEASGADSCWQGVNGSVGVSKITCCNSSGTANGDIPTSDPTRLLTTDPPTAAESDHLKPLPADCLELPGNDTPRPPDHTALPWGTGKPSSRPTWPSQRLEELVQELARLDPSLSDILAPHPSPEPPLDVLDGLIPLAEVWAAMRPACGEAGEEAGGTSEPQSCLPSSAQLLTTSQDETRAENFTMCPVPEQPYGQGPPEPTNSIQAKKAELADLLQKMLRDLQAEQERLRGAAQACARRRAALESAMGQACAPQELERFSRFMADLERVLGLLLLLGSRLARVRCALVRAGSNGDPDERASLLQRLRLLQQQQEDAKELKEHVARRERVLREVLMRTLPVEELHAYCALLAGKAAVLAQQRSLDERVRLLQDQLDAVKSDLGHRSLLSGPARPPGTRPPDKPPFPPPFF; encoded by the exons ATGGATGCTCTGGGTCCTGGGGGCGATCGGGCCTCCTCAGCCTCTTCCACTCGCAGCTTGGACCTGCGACGACTGTCGGTGCGCGTCGACTCGGCCTACAGCTCTTTCTCCGCGGGCTGCGGCGGTCCTGAACCACGCTCGCCGTCGCCCGAGACCGACCCTGTGCCATATCTAGACTGCGACTGCATGCGCGTGGTATGGGGCGGCCCGGCCCCCGCCCCGCCTGCCGCCGGCCTTCTCATGTGCCCGCGACCCCGGCCTGCGGCAGCCACGCTCTACGGGCCGCACCTCCCAGAGATACAGGGGACCCCGGGGCCGCTCAACAGGCAGGCCACCCCGCTGCTGTATGCGCTGGCGGCCGAGGCTGAGGCCGCGGCGCAGGCTGCGGAGCCGCCCAGCCCACCGGCCTCACGGGCTGCCTATCGCCAGCGGCTGCAGGGCGCGCAGCGACGAGTGCTGCGGGAGACGTCCTTCCAGCGCAAGGAGCTCCGCATGAGCCTGCCTGCCCGCCTACGGTCGGTCGCACCCGTGCGGCCCTCCACGGCGCATCTGCGCTCCGCCTCGCTCAGCCACCCGGTTGGGGAGGTGGAGCCGGCACGCTCCGGGGCTCCGGCGCCAAGTACCGCCGGCCTAGGGCGCCTCGCCAGCCAGCAGCGGAAGTGGTGCTTCTCAGAGCCAGGGACGCTACATCGTGTGGGTCAGGGCTCTGGGCCCGCGGGGGAATGCTCGGGTGAGGCTTGCTCTCGCTCTGACCTCGCCAAGCCCAAGTCCCAGGAGCTGCCGCGTGGGGCTGAGTTCGAAGGCCACCAAATCGGATGGCTGCCCGGGACCCAGCCCCGAGGCACATCAGACCCGGACCTGGGATCCTTGAAGCTACATGAGGCCTACAAGCCTACCAGTCGGAGTCAGAGCACTTCAGGGGAAGTCTTGGGCCGCTGGAGAGGCCCAGGTAGGGTCATACCCATTGTCCAG GCCATTCCTCCAGGAGCAGAACCCCCCAGACCGTTGTGTCAGGCCAAATTTTCCAG GTTCCTGACTCAGGAGGCAGTTGCAGTGGCGTGTCCTGCAGAAGACCCCCAGCAAAGCCCAGCCGACTGTGAGCGGAAGGTCTCAAAGACTTGCATTGTGTCTGCCCGGCTCCCCTCCCTGTCTGATGATGACGTTTTCCTGGAAGAAGCCCCCCTGGTCAGAATGAGATTGCCTCAACACTCCTGTGCTCCCCAGGGGCTCCCAACCAG TGCTCATGCTTCTCATCAACAGTATGGAGCTGATCAGGACCAAAGTGCTGACCGGGCTACAGTCACCCCACAACACCCTGTCCGTGAGCCCCCAGAGGCTTCAGGGGCAGACAGCTGCTGGCAGGGGGTGAACGGTTCTGTGGGTGTCTCCAAGATCACATGCTGTAACAGCTCTGGAACTGCAAATGGTGACATTCCAACCAGTGATCCCACTAGACTGCTGACCACTGACCCCCCTACAGCTGCAGAGAGTGACCACCTTAAGCCTCTCCCAGCTGATTGCCTGGAACTTCCAGGCAATGACACCCCAAGACCTCCTGACCACACTGCCCTACCCTGGGGCACTGGCAAACCTAGTTCCAGGCCAACATGGCCCAGTCAGCGCCTCGAGGAGCTGGTTCAGGAGCTGGCCAGGCTGGATCCCTCTCTGAGTGACATTcttgccccccaccccagcccagagCCACCCCTGGATGTGCTGGATGGACTGATTCCTTTAGCTGAGGTCTGGGCTGCAATGAGGCCAGCCTGTGGGGAGGCTGGAGAGGAGGCTGGTGGTACTTCTGAACCACA GTCCTGCCTACCCAGCTCTGCCCAGCTCCTGACAACTTCTCAGGACGAGACAAGGGCTGAAAACTTTACCATGTGCCCTGTGCCTGAGCAGCCATATGGTCAGGGGCCCCCTGAGCCAACCAACAGCATCCAGGCCAAGAAG GCGGAGCTGGCTGACCTCCTCCAAAAGATGCTGCGGGACCTTCAAGCTGAACAGGAGCGGCTGCGCGGGGCGGCCCAGGCATGCGCCAGGCGCAGGGCGGCTCTGGAGTCTGCAATGGGCCAGGCCTGTGCACCTCAGGAGCTAGAACGGTTCAGCCGGTTCATGGCCGACCTGGAGCGCGTGCTGGGACTTCTGCTTCTGCTGGGCAGCCGCCTGGCCCGCGTGCGTTGTGCCCTGGTCCGGGCGGGCTCAAACGGCGACCCTGACGAGCGG GCCTCTCTGCTGCAGCGACTCAGGCtcctgcagcagcagcaggaggacGCCAAGGAGCTGAAGGAGCATGTGGCGCGGCGGGAGCGAGTCCTCCGCGAGGTGCTGATGCGAACATTGCCAGTGGAGGAGCTTCATGCCTACTGCGCCCTGCTGGCTGGCAAGGCCGCTGTCCTGGCCCAGCAGCGCAGCCTGGACGAGAGGGTTCGCCTTCTCCAGGATCAACTGGATGCCGTCAAAAGTGACCTTGGCCATCGCTCCCTGCTCTCTGGGCCGGCCAGGCCTCCAGGGACTCGACCTCCGGATAAACCACCCTTCCCACCTCCTTTCTTCTAG